One region of Budorcas taxicolor isolate Tak-1 chromosome 3, Takin1.1, whole genome shotgun sequence genomic DNA includes:
- the LOC128044338 gene encoding myomegalin-like translates to MLQLKPGMHQPLEKKGPSERRVNEPKTQPEKAGFSMSYSEKYSLIQDQARDLTHLREKIRIGRAVSSLLIQHVQNAVKAFEELLSSRKIDYNMEQHFREQLAKSSQLAESLASKFNTDDCISKKKQREQVLQRLSILRERQKRGKKTEVLQTQQDAQPQTWPQTCSSSHAQSTAHHSPSSAYLLLNQQKVHPAVDMANVSPATPADSASLPSNHSEAVSAQPSYPLGGTTEQNGTPDPGHHGSNHPWEEMKPQKMNASGNLSSSSSLDRPNSKPSGADLLEKNLIEIQNLRQRLEESVFINDRLRERLEYVLSDAGQGKGAAQSASDVSLATPHSYTESHSSGSGKDIL, encoded by the exons ATGCTCCAACTGAAGCCTGGGATGCATCAGCCCTTGGAGAAGAAGGGGCCTTCTGAGAGGAGGGTGAATGAGCCGAAGACTCAGCCTGAGAAAGCCGGATTCTCTATGTCCTACAGCGA GAAATATTCCTTGATCCAGGATCAGGCTCGAGATTTGACCCACCTGCGGGAAAAGATAAGGATTGGAAGGGCTGTCTCTTCCCTTCTCATCCAACATGTTCAGAACGCAGTGAAGGCCTTTGAAGAGCTCCTCAGCAGTAGGAAGATTGACTATAACATGGAACAGCACTTCCGTGAGCAGCTGGCCAAGAGTAGCCAGCTGGCAGAGAGTCTCGCCAGCAAGTTCAACACAG ATGACTGTATAAGTAAGAAGAAGCAAAGAGAACAGGTGCTGCAGAGACTCAG TATCTTAAGGGAGAGGCAGAAGAGGGGTAAGAAGACAGAAGTCCTGCAGACGCAGCAGGATGCCCAGCCGCAGACTTGGCCCCAGACCTGCTCCAGCAGCCATGCCCAGTCCACCGCCCATCACTCCCCTAGCAGCGCCTACCTGCTGCTCAATCAGCAGAAAGTGCACCCTGCAGTGGACATGGCCA ATGTCAGCCCAGCCACTCCTGCTGATTCAGCTTCATTGCCCAGCAACCACTCAGAAGCTGTATCTGCTCAGCCCTCCTATCCTTTGGGTGGCACCACAGAGCAGAATGGGACACCAGACCCTGGGcatcatggcagcaatcacccaTGGGAAGAGATGAAGCCTCAGAAGATGAATGCCTCCGGGAAcctatcctcctcctcctctttggaCCGGCCCAACTCCAAGCCCTCTG GGGCTGACCTGCTGGAAAAGAATCTTATTGAGATCCAAAACCTGCGCCAGCGCCTGGAGGAATCTGTATTCATCAATGACCGCCTGCGGGAGAGGCTGGAGTATGTGCTCAGCGATGCCGGCCAAGGAAAAG gTGCTGCGCAGTCAGCTTCAGATGTGTCCCTAGCCACTCCTCATTCATACACTGAGAGTCACTCTTCCGGCTCTGGTAAGGACATCTTGTGA